In Xanthomonas sp. SI, the following are encoded in one genomic region:
- a CDS encoding alpha/beta fold hydrolase translates to MSRGHCILAHGFESGPDAIKVAALAEVAQRLGWSHERPDFTDLDARREVSQLGDVPARLQRLLALTQAAAQRGPVVLAGSSLGAYIAAQVSLQVPVRGLFLMVPPTRMGWMPALDAAPVPISIVHAWHDELIPAAEVIAWAQARAARLLLVDDMHRLGGHVETAARAFAELLETL, encoded by the coding sequence TCAAGGTCGCGGCGCTGGCCGAGGTCGCGCAGCGCCTGGGCTGGAGCCACGAGCGTCCGGACTTCACCGACCTGGACGCGCGCCGCGAGGTCAGCCAGCTCGGCGACGTGCCGGCGCGGCTGCAGCGCCTGCTCGCGTTGACGCAGGCCGCCGCGCAGCGCGGGCCGGTGGTGCTGGCAGGATCCAGCCTGGGCGCGTACATCGCCGCGCAGGTGTCGTTGCAGGTGCCGGTGCGCGGACTGTTCCTGATGGTGCCGCCGACGCGCATGGGCTGGATGCCGGCGCTGGACGCGGCGCCGGTGCCGATCTCGATCGTGCACGCCTGGCACGACGAACTGATCCCCGCGGCCGAGGTGATCGCCTGGGCGCAGGCGCGCGCGGCGCGGCTGCTGCTGGTGGACGACATGCATCGGCTCGGCGGCCACGTCGAGACCGCGGCGCGCGCGTTCGCCGAATTGCTGGAAACGCTGTGA
- a CDS encoding N-acetyltransferase — protein sequence MELNIRAETQADHAAIEALTLVAFFRVEHSRHDEQQIIERLRADGALTLSLVVEHDGYIVGHVAVSPVQLSDGSRGWYALGPLSVGPGHQRQGLGTRLVREALAQLQALGAAGCVVLGEPAFYARFGFAPEPGLVLPGVPAEYFQAIGFGDRLPPVAEANYHDAFLAGG from the coding sequence ATGGAACTGAACATCCGCGCCGAAACCCAAGCCGACCACGCCGCGATCGAGGCGCTGACCCTGGTCGCGTTCTTCCGCGTTGAGCACAGCCGACACGACGAGCAGCAGATCATCGAACGGTTGCGCGCGGACGGCGCGCTGACCCTGTCGCTGGTGGTCGAGCACGACGGCTACATCGTCGGGCATGTGGCGGTGTCGCCAGTGCAGCTCTCCGATGGCAGCCGCGGTTGGTACGCGCTGGGGCCGCTGTCGGTGGGGCCGGGCCACCAGCGCCAGGGACTGGGCACGCGGCTGGTGCGCGAGGCGCTGGCGCAGCTGCAGGCGCTGGGCGCGGCCGGCTGCGTGGTGCTCGGCGAGCCTGCGTTCTACGCGCGTTTCGGCTTCGCGCCGGAACCGGGGCTGGTGTTGCCCGGGGTGCCGGCCGAATACTTCCAGGCGATCGGTTTCGGCGACCGCCTGCCGCCGGTGGCCGAGGCCAACTACCACGACGCGTTCCTGGCCGGCGGCTGA
- a CDS encoding ATP-binding cassette domain-containing protein, with translation MTHPWLALDSASYVLPDGRPLFSALDFALDARRTGLVGRNGVGKSVFARLLAGQLTPSAGHCRRHGRVHYLPQQIARAAGDTVASLAGVGPALEALARIEAGSADPADFDTLGERWDIAQRLYAELELCGLGHVTAQWPAAELSGGEAMRVALLGAWLSDADVLILDEPSNHLDLEQRQQLQQQLQRWPHGLLVVSHDRALLQHMQRIVELSSLGLRDYGGDYAFYAQCKAQQQQQALAELERRKHERRRHGDALREQQARQQRRSAHGRRQAQEANQAPILLGAQQQRSEHSAGKHRQQAADAHARLSAQVREAARAVETAAPVALFAPMPAAAAGRRVADLRGLRLPYAPSTRAALDLCIGGRQRIGVVGPNGSGKSTLLRVLDGQLVPLAGRCAVEVPSAYLDQALQLLDPAQPPLAQLQAANAVADVAALRTRLALLGLDAQRIGVPSGRLSGGERLKAALACAFYRDPPAHLLLLDEPDNHLDLDAREALRQVLLQYPGALLVVSHDAAFLDGLRLDTRLQADPDGWRLAPW, from the coding sequence ATGACGCATCCGTGGCTCGCGCTGGATAGCGCGTCGTATGTCCTGCCCGACGGCAGGCCCCTGTTTTCCGCTCTCGATTTCGCGCTCGATGCGCGCCGCACCGGCCTGGTCGGCCGTAACGGCGTCGGCAAGAGCGTGTTCGCGCGCCTGCTCGCCGGCCAGCTGACGCCCAGCGCCGGCCACTGCCGCCGGCATGGCCGCGTGCATTACCTGCCGCAGCAGATCGCGCGCGCCGCTGGCGACACGGTGGCGTCGCTGGCCGGGGTGGGCCCGGCGCTGGAGGCGCTGGCGCGGATCGAGGCCGGCAGCGCCGATCCGGCCGATTTCGATACGCTCGGCGAGCGCTGGGACATCGCCCAGCGCCTGTACGCCGAACTGGAGCTGTGCGGGCTCGGCCATGTGACCGCGCAGTGGCCGGCGGCCGAACTCAGCGGCGGCGAAGCGATGCGCGTCGCGCTGCTCGGCGCCTGGTTGTCCGACGCCGACGTGCTGATCCTGGACGAACCGAGCAACCATCTCGACCTTGAGCAGCGCCAGCAACTGCAGCAGCAACTGCAGCGCTGGCCGCACGGGCTGCTGGTGGTCAGCCACGATCGGGCGCTGCTGCAGCACATGCAGCGCATCGTGGAACTGTCGTCGCTGGGCTTGCGCGACTACGGCGGCGACTACGCGTTCTACGCGCAGTGCAAGGCGCAGCAGCAACAACAGGCGCTGGCCGAGCTGGAACGCCGCAAGCACGAACGCCGGCGTCACGGCGATGCGCTGCGCGAGCAGCAGGCGCGCCAGCAGCGGCGCAGCGCGCACGGCCGCCGCCAGGCGCAGGAGGCCAACCAGGCGCCGATCCTGCTCGGCGCGCAGCAGCAGCGCAGCGAACACAGCGCCGGCAAGCACCGGCAGCAAGCCGCCGACGCGCACGCGCGGCTGTCGGCGCAGGTGCGCGAGGCCGCGCGCGCGGTCGAGACCGCGGCACCGGTCGCCTTGTTCGCGCCGATGCCGGCTGCGGCGGCCGGTCGCCGGGTCGCCGACCTGCGCGGCCTGCGGCTGCCGTACGCGCCGTCCACGCGCGCCGCGCTGGATCTGTGCATCGGTGGCCGCCAGCGGATCGGCGTGGTCGGGCCGAACGGCAGCGGCAAATCGACCCTGCTGCGGGTGCTGGACGGCCAATTGGTGCCGCTGGCCGGGCGCTGCGCGGTGGAGGTGCCCAGCGCCTACCTGGACCAGGCATTGCAGCTGCTGGATCCGGCACAGCCGCCACTGGCGCAGCTGCAGGCGGCCAATGCGGTGGCCGACGTGGCTGCACTGCGCACGCGGCTGGCCTTGCTCGGCCTGGACGCGCAGCGCATCGGCGTGCCCAGCGGCCGGCTCAGCGGCGGCGAGCGCCTGAAGGCGGCGCTGGCCTGCGCGTTCTACCGCGATCCGCCGGCGCACCTGCTGCTGCTCGACGAGCCGGACAACCACCTGGACCTGGACGCGCGCGAGGCGCTGCGACAGGTGCTGCTGCAGTATCCAGGTGCGCTGCTGGTGGTCTCGCACGATGCCGCCTTCCTCGACGGCCTGCGCCTGGACACGCGCCTGCAGGCCGACCCGGACGGCTGGCGGCTGGCGCCGTGGTGA
- the rlmKL gene encoding bifunctional 23S rRNA (guanine(2069)-N(7))-methyltransferase RlmK/23S rRNA (guanine(2445)-N(2))-methyltransferase RlmL, translating into MKFFVSCAKGLEYLLVDELLALGVAKATATVSGVNSEGELRDAQRAVLWSRLASRVLWPLDEFDCPDETALYAGVAALPWREHLTSQHTLAVDAHVSGTAITHARYAAQRVKDAVVDTLRGEGLERPSVDVEDPDLRLNLSLRKGRATLSVDLGGGSLHRRGWRQVQNAAPLKENLAAAVLLRGQWPQLYAQGGGLLDPMCGSGTLLIEGALMAADVAPGLLRGDLAAARRGDAGPLQFSAAPSRWLGFDQEAWRTLLTEARQREAAGRAALQPVIYGGDIDPHAIRAARENAQAAGVAAAIVFEVRDVADLRTPAQALGTVVCNPPYDERLAADTALYRRLGEALKRAVPQWRASLLCGNADLAYATGLRAAKKYQMFNGALECPLIVCDPIAVAQREPAEAPRALSDGAQMVANRLRKNLRKFKNWRARERVGCFRAYDADLPEYAAAIDVYQEDGGQARTYLHVQEYAAPEEIPDADVRRRRNELLAAAREVFEVPAERVALKSRERGKGGSKYGRFEQRGEFLVVREHDALLRVNLFDYLDTGLFLDHRPLRGAMAQQARGKRFLNLFCYTGVASVQAAVAGADSTTSVDLSGTYLQWCADNLGFNGKGGAQHRLVQADALTWLEAEKNRYDVIFCDPPTFSNSARAEDFDLQREHVRLLRAAVARLMPEGVLYFSNNFRRFKLDEDALAEFASCEEITAQTIAPDFERNPRIHRAWRLQRR; encoded by the coding sequence GTGAAATTCTTCGTCTCCTGCGCCAAGGGCCTGGAATACCTGCTCGTCGACGAGCTGCTCGCGCTCGGCGTCGCCAAAGCCACCGCCACCGTGTCCGGGGTCAACAGCGAGGGCGAGCTGCGCGATGCGCAGCGCGCGGTGCTGTGGTCGCGCCTGGCCAGCCGCGTGCTGTGGCCGCTGGACGAATTCGACTGCCCCGACGAGACCGCGCTGTATGCCGGAGTGGCGGCGTTGCCGTGGCGCGAGCACCTGACCTCGCAGCACACCCTGGCGGTGGACGCGCACGTGTCCGGCACCGCGATCACGCATGCGCGCTATGCCGCGCAGCGGGTCAAGGACGCGGTGGTGGACACGCTGCGCGGCGAAGGCCTGGAGCGGCCGTCGGTGGACGTGGAGGATCCGGACCTGCGTCTGAACCTGTCGCTGCGCAAGGGCCGCGCCACGCTGTCGGTGGACCTGGGCGGCGGCTCGCTGCACCGGCGCGGCTGGCGCCAGGTGCAGAACGCCGCGCCGCTGAAGGAGAACCTGGCCGCGGCGGTGCTGCTGCGCGGGCAATGGCCGCAGCTGTATGCGCAGGGCGGCGGCCTGCTGGATCCGATGTGCGGCAGCGGCACGCTGCTGATCGAAGGCGCGCTGATGGCCGCCGACGTGGCCCCGGGGCTGCTGCGCGGCGATCTGGCCGCCGCGCGCCGTGGCGACGCCGGGCCGCTGCAATTCAGCGCCGCGCCGAGCCGTTGGCTGGGCTTCGACCAGGAGGCCTGGCGCACCCTGTTGACCGAGGCGCGGCAGCGCGAGGCGGCCGGCCGCGCCGCGTTGCAGCCGGTGATATACGGCGGCGACATCGATCCGCATGCGATCCGCGCCGCGCGCGAGAACGCACAGGCGGCCGGGGTCGCCGCGGCGATCGTGTTCGAGGTGCGCGATGTCGCCGACCTGCGTACGCCGGCGCAGGCGCTGGGCACGGTGGTGTGCAATCCGCCGTACGACGAACGCCTGGCCGCCGACACCGCGCTGTACCGGCGCCTGGGCGAGGCGCTCAAGCGCGCGGTGCCGCAGTGGCGCGCCAGCCTGCTGTGCGGCAATGCCGACCTGGCCTACGCCACCGGCCTGCGCGCGGCGAAGAAATACCAGATGTTCAATGGCGCGCTGGAATGCCCGTTGATCGTCTGCGACCCGATCGCGGTGGCGCAGCGCGAGCCGGCCGAGGCGCCGCGCGCGCTCAGCGACGGCGCGCAGATGGTCGCCAACCGGCTGCGCAAGAACCTGCGCAAGTTCAAGAACTGGCGCGCGCGCGAACGGGTCGGCTGCTTCCGCGCCTACGACGCCGACCTGCCCGAATACGCGGCGGCGATCGATGTGTACCAGGAAGACGGCGGCCAGGCGCGCACCTATCTGCACGTGCAGGAATACGCCGCGCCGGAGGAGATTCCCGACGCCGACGTGCGCCGCCGCCGCAACGAGCTGCTGGCCGCCGCGCGCGAGGTATTCGAGGTCCCGGCCGAGCGGGTGGCGCTGAAGTCGCGCGAGCGCGGCAAGGGCGGCAGCAAGTACGGCCGTTTCGAGCAGCGCGGCGAGTTCCTGGTGGTGCGCGAACACGACGCGCTGCTGCGGGTGAACCTGTTCGATTACCTGGACACCGGCCTGTTCCTGGACCACCGCCCGCTGCGCGGGGCGATGGCGCAGCAGGCGCGCGGCAAGCGCTTCCTCAACCTGTTCTGCTACACCGGCGTGGCCAGCGTGCAGGCCGCCGTGGCCGGCGCCGATTCCACCACCAGCGTGGATCTGTCCGGCACCTACCTGCAGTGGTGCGCCGACAACCTGGGCTTCAACGGCAAGGGCGGCGCCCAGCACCGGTTGGTGCAGGCCGACGCGCTGACCTGGCTGGAGGCGGAGAAGAATCGCTACGACGTGATCTTCTGCGACCCGCCGACCTTCTCCAACTCCGCGCGCGCCGAGGATTTCGATCTGCAGCGCGAGCACGTGCGGCTGCTGCGCGCGGCGGTGGCGCGGCTGATGCCGGAGGGCGTGCTGTACTTCTCCAACAATTTCCGCCGCTTCAAGCTGGACGAGGACGCGCTGGCCGAATTCGCCTCGTGCGAGGAGATCACCGCGCAGACCATCGCGCCGGATTTCGAGCGCAATCCGCGGATTCACCGTGCCTGGCGGTTGCAGCGGCGCTGA
- a CDS encoding HD domain-containing phosphohydrolase has product MVQPPILCVDDEASNLALIRQILREDYALTFAKNGAEALRAVVKHRPALILLDVDLPDLDGYTIARTLKQDPRTAPIPIIFVTGKDKDADESIGFEAGGVDYITKPYSPSILRARVRTHLSLVSAASLASSHRDAIQMLGMAGHYSDSDTGTHIWRMAAYARALAVAAGWSGEDAKLLEQAAPMHDTGKIGIPDAILKKPGPLDADEWTVMKRHPQIGYDILSRSGAPLFRLAAEVALYHHEHWDGNGYPAGLAGERIPESARIVALADVFDALTTQRPYKEPWPLAKVMAMFQQQAGSQFEPRLVSLFTEILPQILQIQDYWSEREPGDDVPHRANAHASVQHSDG; this is encoded by the coding sequence ATGGTCCAGCCCCCCATCCTGTGCGTAGACGACGAAGCCAGCAACCTGGCGCTGATCCGCCAGATCCTGCGCGAGGACTACGCGCTGACCTTCGCCAAGAACGGCGCCGAGGCGCTGCGCGCGGTGGTCAAGCACCGCCCGGCGCTGATCCTGCTCGACGTCGACCTGCCCGACCTGGACGGCTACACCATCGCCCGCACCCTGAAACAGGACCCGCGCACCGCGCCGATCCCGATCATCTTCGTCACCGGCAAGGACAAGGACGCCGACGAGAGCATCGGCTTCGAGGCCGGCGGCGTGGACTACATCACCAAGCCGTATTCGCCGAGCATCCTGCGCGCGCGGGTGCGCACCCATCTGTCGCTGGTCAGCGCCGCCAGCCTGGCCAGCAGCCATCGCGACGCGATCCAGATGCTGGGCATGGCCGGCCACTACAGCGACTCGGACACCGGCACCCATATCTGGCGGATGGCCGCCTACGCCCGCGCCCTGGCGGTGGCCGCCGGCTGGTCGGGCGAGGACGCCAAGCTGCTCGAGCAGGCCGCGCCGATGCACGACACCGGCAAGATCGGCATCCCCGACGCGATCCTGAAGAAGCCGGGGCCGCTGGATGCGGACGAATGGACGGTGATGAAGCGGCATCCGCAGATCGGCTACGACATCCTCAGCCGCAGCGGCGCGCCGCTGTTCCGGCTCGCCGCCGAGGTCGCGCTGTACCACCACGAGCACTGGGACGGCAATGGCTATCCGGCCGGCCTGGCCGGCGAACGCATTCCCGAGTCGGCGCGGATCGTAGCCCTGGCCGATGTGTTCGATGCGCTGACCACGCAGCGCCCGTACAAGGAACCATGGCCGCTGGCGAAGGTGATGGCGATGTTCCAGCAGCAGGCCGGGTCCCAGTTCGAGCCGCGGCTGGTGAGCCTGTTCACCGAGATCCTGCCGCAGATCCTGCAGATCCAGGACTACTGGAGCGAACGCGAGCCGGGCGACGACGTGCCGCACCGCGCCAACGCGCATGCCTCGGTGCAGCACAGCGACGGCTGA
- a CDS encoding CHASE domain-containing protein: MSKNRWTPAVGPARSALGAALAVLLLGLLAAVLLARSLHERNRQEARDRFQQLTTHVTGELQQRLNVYEHGLRGARGAVIAAGGDHISRDRFDRYSASREYRREFPGVRGFGYIRRVAPADEAAFLQQAHSDGAPSLQIHQLAPHDGDRFVILYIQPRRVNNPALGFDIASEPARRAAAIAAVRSGKPTITAPIRLVQTPGIGNSGFLLLLPIYREDLPLQTAEQRWQATTGWAYAPLNIAEVLVASPNHSHELLLTLADSENSAQPFYSGDGAAQASATGLRAERSMPVYGRRWLLSTQATPAFVRSLNQTSPLLAGGLVGGISVLLAALLYLYLTGRHRRDLILREQSQLAALVGGSSEAIVAEDPDGRITHWNPAAERIFGYAAAQAIGQPLQDLLGSQIRDSAGNGTQVRELRHRDGHRVSVLASASPILDNDGDMAGHSHLLHDVSERVRAEARVLELNATLEQQVAQRTSELVTYSALQRAILANAGYAIVATDPDGTITLFNPAAETMLGYPAHEMIGRKATGLFLDPEQLASRAESMAAQSGMAVAPAFESVAALSTLGRSDTREWTYVSKDGRPFPVLLTLSTLRDDNDQVIGYLGIAVDLTEQKRHERELRLAIDAAETANQSKSDFLANMSHEIRTPMNAILGMLYLLQHSELPQAAKDMIQKSDASARALLEIINDILDFSKIESGRIDLESEPFDLNQLLENIAALMTSAISAKPVEMIVEPLPAGCRWLRGDALRLNQVLINLVGNAIKFTEQGEVALSVRSFPSGEPGKIKLFFSVRDTGIGIARDKQSLIFSPFLQADTSTSRRYGGSGLGLTISRRLVELMGGQLEVQSTPGRGSDFYFAISFPVLPAPAAEVEHPEARRVLIADDHDLVRSNLSSIASGFGWQVEAVANGTDAIAAAGPEREGFDVILLDWRMPDLDGLRVAQRIRAQSAPDRQPIIVMVTAYERRLLEEQHYAPSDVDAVMTKPVTASALYRTIATLLARRRGDGPAPLLSGDGTPRLAGARLLVVDDSEINCEVAQRILEGEGALVELAHDGEQALQRLRRDPSRFQLVLMDVQMPTLDGYEATRLLREDPRLAGLPVIALTAGAYRQQQELALSSGMNGFIAKPFQVEELIAIIRQFLPLRLSLPLEPLPTSAAEVWPEADPQLLDAAQAQRLWNERVPYQRYLLKLLQDNPDPAATLQTLLDAQAPAAAISYVHKLRGSAGSLALPALVAASAALEERLGDAPDQADAAIAALGTAMSATATAIRRFAAEAEALPAPVPPAAPAAIADDGAAAAVPLQQQLQMLLQALDSDDPDRVERVLHDLAPSLPAAMATELKQLVESFSFREAEAQVRRWQADAIH; encoded by the coding sequence ATGTCGAAGAACCGCTGGACACCCGCTGTCGGCCCTGCACGGTCGGCGCTCGGCGCCGCGCTGGCGGTGCTGCTGCTGGGATTGCTGGCCGCGGTGCTGCTCGCACGCAGCCTGCACGAGCGCAATCGCCAGGAGGCCCGCGACCGCTTCCAGCAACTGACCACCCACGTCACCGGCGAGCTGCAGCAACGCCTGAATGTCTACGAGCACGGTCTGCGCGGCGCGCGCGGCGCGGTCATCGCCGCCGGCGGCGACCATATCTCGCGCGATCGCTTCGACCGCTACAGCGCTTCGCGCGAGTACCGGCGCGAATTTCCCGGGGTGCGCGGCTTCGGCTATATCCGCCGGGTGGCGCCGGCCGACGAGGCCGCGTTCCTGCAACAGGCACACAGCGACGGCGCGCCATCGCTGCAGATCCACCAGCTGGCGCCGCACGACGGCGATCGCTTCGTGATCCTGTATATCCAACCGCGGCGCGTCAACAATCCCGCGCTGGGGTTCGACATCGCCTCCGAGCCGGCGCGGCGCGCGGCGGCGATCGCCGCGGTGCGATCCGGCAAGCCGACCATCACCGCGCCGATCCGCCTGGTACAGACGCCGGGAATCGGCAACAGCGGCTTCCTGCTGTTGCTGCCGATCTACCGCGAAGACCTGCCGCTGCAGACCGCCGAGCAACGCTGGCAGGCCACCACCGGCTGGGCCTATGCGCCGCTGAACATCGCCGAAGTGCTGGTGGCCTCCCCCAACCATTCCCACGAACTGTTGTTGACCCTGGCCGACAGCGAAAACAGCGCCCAGCCGTTCTATAGCGGCGACGGCGCCGCCCAGGCGTCGGCGACCGGGCTGCGCGCCGAACGCAGCATGCCGGTGTACGGCCGCCGCTGGCTGCTCAGCACGCAGGCGACGCCGGCCTTCGTGCGCTCGCTCAACCAGACCTCGCCGCTGCTGGCTGGCGGCCTAGTCGGCGGCATCTCCGTGCTGCTCGCCGCGCTGCTGTACCTGTACCTGACCGGCCGCCACCGCCGCGACCTGATCCTGCGCGAGCAGAGCCAGCTGGCCGCACTGGTCGGCGGTTCCAGCGAAGCGATCGTGGCCGAGGACCCGGATGGCCGCATCACCCACTGGAATCCGGCCGCCGAGCGCATCTTCGGTTACGCCGCGGCGCAGGCCATCGGCCAGCCGTTGCAGGACCTGCTCGGCAGCCAGATCCGCGACTCTGCCGGCAACGGCACGCAGGTGCGGGAACTGCGCCATCGCGACGGCCATCGCGTCAGCGTGCTGGCCAGCGCCTCGCCGATCCTGGACAACGACGGCGACATGGCCGGCCACTCGCACCTGCTGCACGATGTGTCCGAACGGGTGCGTGCCGAAGCGCGGGTGCTGGAGCTCAACGCCACCCTGGAACAGCAGGTGGCGCAGCGCACCAGCGAACTGGTCACCTATTCGGCGCTGCAGCGCGCGATCCTGGCCAACGCCGGCTACGCGATCGTGGCCACCGACCCGGACGGCACCATCACCCTGTTCAACCCCGCCGCCGAAACCATGCTCGGCTATCCCGCGCACGAGATGATCGGGCGCAAGGCCACCGGCCTGTTCCTGGATCCGGAGCAACTGGCCAGCCGCGCCGAAAGCATGGCCGCGCAGTCGGGCATGGCGGTGGCGCCGGCGTTCGAATCGGTGGCCGCGCTGTCCACGCTGGGGCGCAGCGACACCCGCGAATGGACCTACGTCAGCAAGGACGGCCGCCCGTTCCCGGTGCTGCTGACGCTGAGCACGCTGCGCGACGACAACGACCAGGTGATCGGCTACCTGGGCATCGCGGTGGACCTGACCGAGCAGAAGCGCCACGAGCGCGAACTGCGCCTGGCGATCGACGCGGCGGAAACCGCCAACCAGTCCAAGAGCGATTTCCTGGCCAACATGAGCCACGAGATCCGCACGCCGATGAACGCGATCCTGGGCATGCTGTACCTGCTGCAGCACAGCGAACTGCCGCAGGCGGCCAAGGACATGATCCAGAAGAGCGACGCGTCGGCGCGCGCGCTGCTGGAGATCATCAACGACATCCTCGACTTCTCCAAGATCGAATCCGGGCGCATCGACCTGGAATCGGAACCGTTCGACCTGAACCAGCTGCTGGAGAACATCGCCGCGCTGATGACCTCGGCGATCAGCGCCAAGCCGGTGGAGATGATCGTCGAACCGTTGCCGGCCGGCTGCCGCTGGTTGCGCGGCGACGCGCTGCGCCTGAACCAGGTGCTGATCAATCTGGTCGGCAATGCCATCAAGTTCACCGAGCAAGGCGAAGTGGCGCTGTCGGTGCGCAGCTTCCCCAGCGGCGAACCGGGCAAGATCAAGCTGTTCTTCTCGGTACGCGACACCGGCATCGGCATCGCGCGCGACAAGCAGAGCCTGATCTTCTCGCCGTTCCTGCAGGCCGACACCTCCACCAGCCGCCGCTACGGCGGCAGCGGCCTGGGCCTGACCATCAGCCGACGCCTGGTGGAGCTGATGGGCGGCCAGCTCGAAGTGCAGAGCACGCCGGGCCGCGGCAGCGATTTCTATTTCGCGATCAGCTTCCCGGTGCTGCCGGCGCCGGCCGCCGAGGTCGAACATCCGGAAGCGCGGCGGGTGCTGATCGCCGACGACCACGACCTGGTGCGCAGCAACCTGAGCAGCATCGCCAGCGGTTTCGGTTGGCAGGTGGAAGCGGTGGCCAACGGCACCGACGCGATCGCCGCGGCCGGCCCGGAACGCGAGGGCTTCGACGTGATCCTGCTCGACTGGCGCATGCCCGACCTGGACGGGTTGCGCGTGGCGCAGCGCATCCGCGCGCAATCGGCGCCGGACCGGCAGCCGATCATCGTCATGGTCACCGCCTACGAGCGCCGCCTGCTGGAAGAGCAGCACTACGCGCCCAGCGACGTGGACGCGGTGATGACCAAGCCGGTCACCGCCTCGGCGCTGTACCGCACCATCGCCACGCTGCTGGCGCGGCGCCGCGGCGACGGCCCGGCGCCCTTGCTCAGCGGCGACGGCACCCCGCGCCTGGCCGGCGCGCGGCTGCTGGTGGTGGACGACAGCGAGATCAATTGCGAGGTCGCGCAGCGCATCCTCGAAGGCGAAGGCGCACTGGTGGAACTGGCCCACGACGGCGAGCAGGCGCTGCAGCGGCTGCGGCGCGATCCCAGCCGCTTCCAGCTGGTGCTGATGGACGTGCAGATGCCGACCCTGGACGGCTACGAGGCCACTCGCCTGCTGCGCGAGGACCCGCGCCTGGCCGGCCTGCCGGTGATCGCACTGACCGCCGGCGCCTACCGCCAGCAACAGGAACTGGCGCTGTCCAGCGGCATGAACGGCTTCATCGCCAAGCCGTTCCAGGTCGAGGAACTGATCGCGATCATCCGCCAGTTCCTGCCGCTGCGCCTGTCGCTGCCGCTGGAGCCGCTGCCGACCTCCGCCGCAGAGGTCTGGCCCGAGGCCGATCCACAGCTGCTCGACGCCGCGCAGGCGCAACGCCTGTGGAACGAGCGCGTGCCCTATCAGCGTTACCTGCTGAAACTGCTGCAGGACAACCCCGATCCGGCGGCGACGCTGCAGACCCTGCTGGATGCGCAGGCGCCGGCGGCGGCGATCTCCTACGTGCACAAGCTGCGCGGCTCGGCCGGCTCGCTGGCGCTGCCGGCGCTGGTCGCGGCCAGCGCCGCGCTGGAGGAACGGCTCGGCGACGCGCCGGACCAGGCCGACGCCGCGATCGCGGCGCTGGGCACGGCCATGAGCGCCACCGCCACGGCGATTCGGCGCTTCGCGGCCGAGGCCGAGGCGTTGCCCGCGCCGGTGCCGCCTGCCGCCCCCGCCGCCATCGCGGACGACGGCGCCGCGGCCGCGGTCCCGCTGCAGCAACAACTGCAGATGCTGCTGCAGGCCCTGGACAGCGACGACCCGGACCGCGTGGAACGGGTGCTGCACGACCTGGCGCCCTCGCTGCCCGCGGCGATGGCCACGGAGCTGAAGCAGTTGGTCGAGAGTTTTTCCTTCCGCGAGGCCGAAGCTCAAGTCAGGCGCTGGCAGGCCGATGCAATCCACTAG